The genomic stretch GGGAGAAAGAATATTCTTCCTGATGCTCTAGATTAGCAGAGTAGGGAAGAAGCAGAGAGTGAGTTGGGAGGAAATCAAATGGGAAAAgattaatatttcatgtaattggGGTAAAGGATGTCTTGTTACTAGGACCTAAAAGAATTTTTGTTAATTATTGACCCTTATAAGAAATCTAAAATAGTATGTTCTTAATTTTTGAATCACTGCCTCTTAAAATTTAATGTATACATGTTTTTCCACAAAACTCTTGCTTTTGTGCTTATTTAAAAGTTCAGATTAGAAACCACTGCTCTAGAAATACTGTACCTAATCACTGTAGTTGTTGTGACCCATCATCAGTAGACTGGGCATTTTAGTTTCTAGAAACTCATTGATGCACCCTATATTAGTATATTCTGTTGAGACTTCTCCgcaacttaaaaacaaagttgCTTCTTATAACACTTAACTCATGAATactggtttctatgtcttttttagaGCTTCTTTTATTCTCGTAAGAATTTCATGAAGCCTTCTCACCAAGGGTACCCACACCGGAATTTCCAGGAAGAAATAGAGTTTCTTAATGCAATTTTCCCAAGtaagtttaaataaatagaattgaaACCTGCCTTATTCAAGTTAGAGGATATATCTTTTCAGAGATCTTTTTTATATGTGCACATGTAGCATATTCTATAATTAAGATAAACATATCAGTATAGCTGATTACAAATTTTAGAGTCTGTGTGTGAGCACCTCAGGTCATTGTTGttaaagtgatggaaaaagaaaatcaagtaaCTGGTCACCTGCTAGAGAGAGGAGTTCGTCTTCATCTAGCCACTTGTTCTGACTTATGTGTAACTTAGTAGTTATAAAGGCTGTATACCCTTTCATCCAGGAAATAGCCAGTGAATGACTTCATAGTCTCATGTTAAGACACTGGTCCAGCATTCTATACAGGAATTAAGCTGACTTGCAAATGACCAACACAGTGAGATCATAGTGTGACTTCAACAAAATGGGCaagattttctttcattcatttacaaagcttttatttatagACCTTCCTTTTTGAGTGTCAAGATCAGGCAACTAAAGGTTATCTAATCCAACACCCTTATATCCTAGATGAGGCTGAAAACTTAGGATTTTAATAACTTGGCAGAGGCACTCATGgccatgattttaaaagaaaatctggtttctgttctatttttaacttagctactaatatgaaactatactgaTTGATCTAAGTCACAGAGTGTTAAGTATAATTTAGTGTAAGTACCTACTACCAGTTAATTTACTGTGTTGAGTGAGGCTTTGAAACAATATGGAAAGGAAGTATGGGGTTGGCctaaaagtccatttagtttctctataaaataaaagacacatttttcattttcactgacaactttattgatttggatattttgagtatgttgaccaTTACCCGCTATTGGCTtatagtgggtagaggccaggggtgttgctgaacatctttcaatgcataagaccagccccacagcaaagaattacttggccaaaatgtcagttgtaccaagaaacttcacaaactacttttgacacattcgataaatcacaacaccttctccatacactgcacaagccatttttgtgtgtgtgtgttttagttgtgtttttacctttcttgaaataaaacataatacgccgaaaatattgcatgttttcttccatctttagtatttaaatggctgtacaaaaattcaccgattttgctaagtttttttttttcttttatgcatactaatatgacagctgtcacagtaccatctagcaaaattgtttcaaatgaagttaatgacaactaagcactactagagccattatacaaaaaaatgtaatggattttttggccaacccagtattacaCAAAATGATTTGTATTTACTTGGGAGACTAGGTATATaggaaactaaattttatttcctaatgGAGTTTTAGGAGAGAAGGAGCCATAGTTTTCTCAGTATCATCTAGACTGACTCACTGGCTGCTGAAGTAAATCTCTAAATAATGGccagcatacattttttaaaggtgaaagtGGGAGAATCCTGCCTACTTTGTGAATTCATCCACCTAAATTTTCCTTTACTGATATTTCTGATAGGCAAATAGTATCATCCTAGCTATTGAAAAGGTGAGAAAAAGCGATCCATCCTATCAAATGTATCtgttgaatttattttacattcttctcCCTCAACAGATGGCGCAGCATATTGTATGGGACGTATGAATTCTGACTGTTGGTATGTTGGATACAATTTCCTGGACTTGTTTCTTCTATATAAGATTAACTTTAAACTTCCAGTTGtcatttttagaaacaatttttctttcttttgtgtagGTACTTGTATACTTTGGATTTCCCAGAGAGTAGGGTAATCAGTCAGCCAGATCAAACCCTGGAAATTCTGATGAGTGAGCTTGACCCAGCAGTTATGGACCAGTTCTACATGAAAGATGGTGTTACTGCAAAGGATGTCACTCGTGTAAGGGTTTTCAATAATTCTGGATTCTGCTTGGGGACTTACATATGTTGTTTAACTCATTCTTGTTTTGTATTTCAAACTTGTATTtaattcagtcttttttcttttctttcttttccccccgcgccccccaccccccaggagagTGGAATTCGTGACCTGATACCAGGTTCTGTCATTGATGCCACAATGTTCAATCCTTGTGGGTATTCAATGAATGGCATGAAATCGGATGTAAGTAGTATTATTTGCTTAAtacttacttaaatatttaagtgtACCCTTTCCATTATTAACACAAAACTGTCTCTCTAAGGGAACTTATTGGACTATTCACATCACTCCAGAACCAGAATTTTCTTATGTTAGCTTTGAAACAAACTTAAGTCAGACCTCCTATGATGACCTGATCAGGAAAGTTGTGGAAGTCTTCAAGCCAGGAAAGTTTGTGACCACCTTGTTTGTAAACCAggtaatttgttttattattgacaTTAAAGTCTTCCAGAAAATGAGGGTAGTGGGGAATGTCATATAATGGCCTTTTTTTATaatctccttttattattttttattgttcaattacagttctccCCATTATTCATATAATGTTCTAAGACAGCCCATTATCAGTCATATATCTAGAGGTGCTGCTAGTTGAGATTATTGAGATGAAAAACTTTGTGTTTCATTGGCTTTCTTTTGGTTCTTGTTTTATATCTAGCCTAATTGGTGGACTTCTCACCGTCCTGTTTATTTTCCCTGTTGGCAGGCCTGGGGTTGGGGTAGAGGCTGGAGGTCATAAGATATCTCACTCCAGCCTATAAGAAGGCAgctaaaatattcaaatacctGTTTTATTAAGGTCGTAGGTTTAAGTGTTTGTGGCATGACTATTTTGTTTGCAATAACTTCTGCAAATCAGAAGtattaatacattatttaattttttttgcccaGAGTTCTAAATGTCGCACAGTGCTTTCTTCACCCCAGAAGATTGAAGGTTTTAAACGTCTTGATTGCCAGAGTGCTATGTTCAATGATTACAACTTTGTTTTTACCAGTTTTGCTAAGAAGCAGCAACAACAGCAGAGttgattaagaaaaatgaagaaaaaacgcAAAAAGAGAACACACATAGAAGAAGGTGGTGGCTGCTCTTTAGATATTGATACCGGGGGCTGTGCTTTCCATAACCACCACCTAGTAGTTGCAGAAGGCCCTAGATGTAATGATAGTGTAATCATTTTGAATTGTATGCATTATTATATCAAGGAGTTAGATATCTTGCATGAATGCTCTCTTCTGTGTTTAGGTATCCTATGCCACTCTTGCTGTGAAATTGAAGTGCATGTAGAAAAAAACTTTTACTATGTGAAACTTTACAACACTTGTGACAAAAATTCAATTCGGTTTATGCACAGTGTAATATTTCTCCAGGTATCATCCAAAATTCCCCACAGACAAGGCTTTCGTCCTCCTTAGGTGTTGGCCTCAGCCAAACCATCCGGGACTGTTCTAAAATTGCTGCCACAATAATTACATCCAGTTACCTCCAATTTCTAGAACATATTCTCTACTAATGTTATTGAAACCAATTTCTACTTTATACAGATGTTTTTTGCAACAGCAATTAAAGTTTTTTCTTCCACGAGTACAGTCCTCTAAGAAAATGATTGCCATTATCCATTTTATGTATGACTATTTTAACATTGCTTCCAGTGCTTGTATTCCTTTGATTTCATTCCTCACCGTGGTGTCTCCCCTTCCAACCCTGCCCCAATAAAGCAATATACTGTTACACTATGGGTTATACCAATCTTATACCCCAGAGGGAAGGACAAGGAGGATGGACCCTAggattaattgtttttttaaggtcAAGGGAGTTTGGCTTTTTTATTGGCATTGGCTCTTCTGGAAGATCGTGACAGAAATAAACTTAGTGTTGATTAGCAAGGAAGACACATAAATTAACATTAGGAAATACTGGCAGAACTTGTATGGGAACTGTATGCCATTCTGTGTTCTCCAGCAAATAAGATTAGCTTCTCATGCGTACCATGTCTTTACTAACTTGGTAAGtagtaatataaaaaatgttattactaCTTTGATTAGCGAGGAGATTTCAGATAAAGGTTGTACTGGATTCAGTAAGTCAAATCAGATCACTCACCTTAATTTTTAGTTTAGCAGCCATTTCCACCAATTTCCATTAATAATGTACCATAAACTTTAGTTCAAAGCAGCATCAGTGTCTTTGCCATCTTGTGACTTGAAGTTCTGTGACTTTGTAATACATGTGATAATGTTCTGACTCTCCATGTGCTCCTCTTCCTGGTGGTGGTTCTTTCACCATGTTTCCAGAGGATCGAGTGAATGACCAGAATGAGAACTCTTCAGGTTATTCAGACATACACAGTGAAGCAGAATTATCCATGAGATACAAGAATTTCCAAAGTGGTCAATGGGAAATGACTAGAAATACAGGCTTTCAAGAGTTGGCATTTTTGGCTACATTTCCAAATACTTTGAGATTTAAGCGGCCTAGAAAACAGCAAAGTTGACTAAATTTTGTATTCTTgtcctcaaatttttttttctttgtggcgTGATGCAGTGATGTTTTTGTTCCTTCCGTACTTataaatgaaacacattttttttagtgtttctaaACATAAAATCTACTTGGTTTGAAATCAAGTGGTTGGAACActtctgacttttattttatgcaCGTTCTTGATTCAAAGTTTCATTGAAGAAGCTTTCAATCAATGGGTCAGTTTGATTCTTAACTAGCACACAGTACCTGATGTTTTGGTGCTGTTTTGAGGACCAATGCTCAAAGTGGATTTTGTTCTTGAACAGTGTCCCAGTAGATTTGATGATGTGTTGGCTTGAggtctaatttttttctaatagatttAAGATTTCTATCTAATGttgaaaaactaagcaaatttGTATGAAACAAAACCTAGAAGAATGAAAACTGTAGATTAAATAgtaatttaaattgattttagtatGTATAGAGGAGGGAAATTTTTGTtgccttaatttctctctttggtGGTGTTGGACTTAAATCAGTTGAAATGTATTTATGTACCACACTTTAAGCTTCAATAAAAGTTTGCTTAATTGATTGTCTAGTGACATTCAGAAAGTGTTCtgttgatgtattttttaaacagtataCATGACCAAATATGACatgtaaaagttttttaaattgaagaaatCTACATTTAATGATTATTCTAAGATTTGTGAGTTATGAAGACAGAAGATCTTTAAGCTCCTGGGATAATATCTAATTTATATTcaggtttaaacattttttgcCAGTAGCTTTATAACTGAAGTTCAAGGAAAGTGTCtgaaccctggccaggtgcttcagttggttggagtgttgtcctgtgcgccaaagggttgtgagttggatcccCAATTGGGTGCGTGCAGAAAACAGCTGAtggatgtttgttttgttttgttcccccCTCCCTGAAATCAATGACTatatcctcagataaggatttttaagaagaaaaatgtctgGGCTATATATACCAGGATATCAGACAGAGAATGTATTTGAGTTTGGTCTTAAAGAAGTCAAAGGTTTGAAGGTGGA from Phyllostomus discolor isolate MPI-MPIP mPhyDis1 chromosome 4, mPhyDis1.pri.v3, whole genome shotgun sequence encodes the following:
- the AMD1 gene encoding S-adenosylmethionine decarboxylase proenzyme, whose translation is MEAAHFFEGTEKLLEVWFSRQQPDANQGSGDLRTIPRSEWDILLKDVQCSIISVTKTDKQEAYVLSESSMFVSKRRFILKTCGTTLLLKALVPLLKLARDYSGFDSIQSFFYSRKNFMKPSHQGYPHRNFQEEIEFLNAIFPNGAAYCMGRMNSDCWYLYTLDFPESRVISQPDQTLEILMSELDPAVMDQFYMKDGVTAKDVTRESGIRDLIPGSVIDATMFNPCGYSMNGMKSDGTYWTIHITPEPEFSYVSFETNLSQTSYDDLIRKVVEVFKPGKFVTTLFVNQSSKCRTVLSSPQKIEGFKRLDCQSAMFNDYNFVFTSFAKKQQQQQS